In one Pseudomonas fitomaticsae genomic region, the following are encoded:
- a CDS encoding lytic polysaccharide monooxygenase auxiliary activity family 9 protein — MNQPQAQTQLRHGRVISPASRGAVAIEQGLLGGWQINEMEGGKNFPALAAGPFPAPFESDNPSVVPPADGYILSGGKNDARDCVNFTAEEMSKKLGRPFSWPLLNVTSGQTLEVKWEYTAPHTTRGYRWLITKDGWDPKQRITRAQLEAQPFAEDFYPQVPYYSHSAELKAKVNHAVKLPGNKQGHHVIVLMWIVANTGNAFYQAFDVDFK, encoded by the coding sequence ATGAACCAACCACAAGCTCAAACCCAACTGCGACACGGTCGCGTCATTTCTCCTGCAAGCCGCGGCGCGGTGGCCATCGAGCAAGGATTGCTCGGCGGCTGGCAGATCAATGAAATGGAAGGCGGCAAGAACTTCCCGGCACTCGCGGCCGGTCCGTTCCCGGCACCGTTCGAAAGCGACAACCCGAGCGTCGTACCGCCGGCTGACGGCTATATTCTCAGTGGCGGCAAGAACGACGCACGTGACTGTGTGAACTTCACCGCAGAAGAAATGAGCAAGAAACTCGGGCGTCCATTCTCCTGGCCGCTGCTCAATGTCACCTCCGGCCAGACCCTTGAGGTCAAATGGGAGTACACCGCGCCGCACACCACCCGCGGTTATCGCTGGCTGATCACCAAGGATGGCTGGGACCCGAAACAACGCATCACCCGAGCGCAACTGGAAGCGCAACCGTTCGCCGAGGATTTCTATCCGCAAGTGCCGTACTACAGTCATTCGGCGGAATTGAAAGCCAAGGTCAACCACGCCGTGAAACTTCCGGGCAACAAGCAGGGTCATCACGTCATCGTCCTGATGTGGATCGTCGCCAACACCGGCAACGCCTTCTATCAGGCCTTCGATGTGGACTTCAAATAA
- a CDS encoding hemerythrin domain-containing protein gives MNIFEALRESHDRQRTYAKSLIKTSGDTPERVEAYKQLKAELQAHETAEERHFYIPLMEFDNGVDLSRHAIAEHHEMDEMMEELDETEMSSPVWLATAKKLSEKVHHHLQEEEQKFFQMAGKLLDDKQKEQLAGQYQKEFKAQLP, from the coding sequence ATGAACATTTTCGAAGCCCTGCGTGAAAGCCACGATCGTCAACGGACTTACGCGAAATCGTTGATCAAGACCAGCGGTGACACCCCGGAAAGGGTCGAGGCCTACAAGCAACTCAAGGCTGAGCTTCAGGCCCACGAAACGGCTGAAGAACGCCACTTCTACATCCCGCTGATGGAGTTCGACAACGGTGTCGACCTCAGTCGGCATGCCATCGCCGAACACCATGAAATGGACGAAATGATGGAAGAACTCGACGAGACCGAGATGTCCAGTCCGGTCTGGCTGGCCACGGCGAAAAAGCTCTCGGAGAAGGTCCATCACCACCTGCAGGAAGAAGAGCAGAAGTTCTTCCAGATGGCCGGCAAGCTGCTCGACGACAAGCAAAAGGAACAGCTCGCCGGGCAGTATCAAAAGGAGTTCAAGGCGCAGCTTCCCTGA
- a CDS encoding GNAT family N-acetyltransferase, producing the protein MTLRIELSQDPTEEQRAAILAPLRAHNIAKAGPSLYEPVALLVRDDNDAILGGLYGHTFYRWLFIELLAVPEEGRGQGIGSKLMNMVEAFAREKDCVGIWLDTFDFQAPGFYKKLGYTECGEIVDYPLGHKRHFFQKRLIE; encoded by the coding sequence ATGACGTTGCGGATCGAGCTGTCACAGGACCCCACCGAAGAACAGCGCGCAGCCATCCTGGCGCCCCTGCGTGCCCATAACATCGCCAAAGCCGGGCCTTCGCTATACGAACCGGTCGCGTTGCTGGTGCGCGACGATAACGACGCGATTCTCGGCGGCCTCTATGGGCACACGTTCTATCGGTGGCTGTTTATCGAGTTGCTGGCGGTGCCGGAGGAAGGCCGGGGACAGGGCATCGGCTCGAAGCTGATGAACATGGTCGAGGCATTCGCCCGGGAAAAAGACTGCGTGGGGATCTGGCTCGATACGTTTGATTTTCAGGCGCCCGGGTTCTACAAAAAACTGGGGTATACCGAGTGTGGCGAGATTGTGGATTATCCGCTGGGGCACAAGCGGCATTTCTTCCAGAAGCGCTTGATTGAGTGA
- a CDS encoding DUF6388 family protein encodes MAPTDQRHEQALKLFLDARPELREALDHLNPLLAQAKGETQAQYREERLHEAFEAEAESQGLFAWELTLQLTAATPEEYRSQRLEVHREVAEMAGMDWLEYCDLYGIEP; translated from the coding sequence ATGGCGCCTACTGACCAGCGACACGAACAGGCCCTGAAACTGTTTCTCGATGCGCGCCCGGAGCTGCGCGAAGCCCTCGATCACCTCAACCCGCTGCTGGCCCAGGCCAAAGGCGAAACCCAGGCGCAGTACCGCGAAGAACGCCTGCACGAAGCCTTCGAAGCCGAGGCCGAAAGCCAGGGTCTCTTTGCCTGGGAGCTGACGTTGCAGCTCACCGCCGCGACACCCGAGGAGTATCGATCGCAACGCCTGGAAGTGCATCGCGAAGTGGCGGAAATGGCCGGGATGGACTGGCTGGAATATTGCGATCTGTATGGCATAGAACCGTAA
- a CDS encoding YoaK family protein: MLPSTSTHRASPGHLHIQKWRGRVGLALVASLSVLAGMTDAIGFMASGDFVSFMSGNTTRLAVAISDGDSALTLRLILLVATFIAGNALGVVVSRLGGRRALPLLLSIAALLCLAAWPFDTQLPALLAAIIAMGMLNAAVEEVNGLPVGLTYVTGALSRFGRGLGRWVLGERRSGWRVQLVPWSGMLVGAILGAVLEHHLGLKAMLVSGLFAGVLGLLTLKIPRRWQLGYMPR, from the coding sequence ATGCTGCCTTCCACTTCGACCCACCGCGCCAGCCCCGGACATCTTCACATACAGAAATGGCGCGGCCGTGTGGGCCTGGCGTTGGTTGCCAGCCTGTCGGTACTGGCCGGCATGACTGATGCCATAGGCTTCATGGCCAGCGGCGATTTCGTTTCCTTCATGAGCGGCAACACCACGCGGCTGGCGGTGGCGATCAGTGATGGCGACAGCGCACTGACATTAAGGCTGATCCTGCTGGTCGCCACGTTCATTGCCGGTAATGCCCTGGGTGTCGTGGTCAGTCGGCTGGGTGGTCGGCGAGCGCTGCCCTTGTTGTTATCCATCGCCGCTCTGCTCTGTTTGGCAGCCTGGCCCTTTGACACGCAACTGCCGGCCCTGCTGGCGGCGATCATTGCGATGGGTATGCTCAACGCGGCGGTGGAAGAGGTGAACGGTCTGCCGGTGGGGCTGACGTACGTCACCGGCGCCTTGTCCCGATTTGGCCGTGGATTGGGGCGCTGGGTGCTTGGCGAACGGCGCAGTGGCTGGCGGGTGCAACTGGTGCCCTGGAGCGGGATGCTGGTCGGAGCCATTCTGGGAGCGGTGCTGGAGCATCATCTGGGACTCAAGGCGATGCTGGTGAGCGGTCTGTTTGCCGGTGTTCTGGGCTTGCTGACCCTGAAAATCCCGCGACGCTGGCAGTTGGGCTATATGCCGCGCTGA
- the tusD gene encoding sulfurtransferase complex subunit TusD yields the protein MKFAIALFSAAHAPSSRRALLFAQAALAGGHEIVRLFFYQDGVHNASDAVVTPQDELDLPKQWRTFITEQNLDGVVCIAAALRRGVLNAEEAGRYQRDAVAVSAPWELSGLGQLHDAVQDADRLICFGGA from the coding sequence ATGAAGTTCGCCATTGCGCTGTTTTCCGCCGCCCATGCGCCCTCCTCGCGCCGCGCCCTGCTGTTCGCCCAGGCTGCGCTGGCCGGCGGGCATGAGATTGTCCGGCTGTTTTTCTATCAGGACGGTGTCCACAACGCGTCCGACGCCGTGGTCACGCCGCAGGACGAACTGGACCTGCCCAAGCAGTGGCGAACCTTCATCACCGAACAAAACCTCGACGGCGTGGTGTGCATCGCCGCGGCCCTGCGCCGTGGCGTGTTGAATGCCGAGGAAGCCGGGCGTTATCAGCGTGATGCCGTGGCTGTCAGCGCGCCGTGGGAATTGTCCGGCCTCGGCCAGTTGCATGACGCGGTGCAGGATGCCGACCGCCTGATCTGTTTCGGAGGCGCATGA
- the tusC gene encoding sulfurtransferase complex subunit TusC: MAKSLLIISRQSPWSGPGAREALDIVLAGGAFDLPIGLLFLDDGVLQLAAGQNAKALQQKDLSANLQALPMFGVEELFYCADSASVRGLGDRSLDEAQPLAAEQITALIDRYDQVITL, encoded by the coding sequence ATGGCCAAGTCCCTTCTGATTATCAGCCGTCAATCGCCGTGGTCCGGCCCCGGCGCCCGCGAAGCGCTGGACATCGTGCTGGCCGGCGGCGCCTTCGATCTGCCGATCGGTCTGCTGTTTCTCGACGACGGCGTGCTGCAACTGGCCGCCGGGCAAAACGCCAAGGCCCTGCAACAGAAAGACCTGAGCGCCAACCTGCAAGCGCTGCCGATGTTCGGCGTGGAAGAGTTGTTCTACTGCGCCGACAGCGCCAGTGTTCGCGGCCTCGGCGACCGTTCGCTGGACGAGGCGCAGCCCTTGGCCGCCGAGCAAATCACCGCCCTCATTGACCGTTACGACCAGGTGATCACCCTCTGA
- the tusB gene encoding sulfurtransferase complex subunit TusB: protein MSTLHVLSHSPFGDERLTSCLRLLGSADALLLSGDAVYALQPGTAPFIALESRKVKLFVLAEDAQARAVQVPDWAEAIDYPAFVELSIHHDKVNSWL from the coding sequence ATGTCGACTTTGCATGTGTTGTCCCATTCCCCGTTTGGCGACGAACGCCTGACCAGTTGCCTGCGCCTGCTTGGTTCTGCCGATGCATTGTTGCTGTCTGGCGATGCCGTTTATGCGCTGCAACCTGGCACCGCGCCGTTCATTGCGCTGGAATCCCGCAAGGTGAAATTGTTCGTGCTGGCCGAAGACGCGCAAGCCCGTGCCGTACAGGTTCCGGACTGGGCCGAAGCCATCGATTATCCGGCCTTCGTCGAGCTGTCGATTCACCACGACAAGGTCAACAGCTGGCTATGA
- a CDS encoding TusE/DsrC/DsvC family sulfur relay protein, translating to MNALTVGARAIELDKDGFLVDLNDWSAEVASALAAAEDIELSPEHWEVLELLRSFYAEFQLSPATRPLIKYTALKLGAEKGNSLHLNRLFKGTPAKLAAKLAGLPKPTNCL from the coding sequence ATGAATGCGCTGACCGTCGGCGCCCGCGCCATCGAACTGGACAAGGACGGCTTCCTGGTCGATCTCAACGACTGGTCGGCCGAAGTCGCCAGCGCCCTCGCCGCTGCCGAAGACATCGAACTGAGCCCGGAACATTGGGAAGTCCTCGAACTGCTGCGCAGCTTCTATGCCGAATTCCAGTTGTCCCCGGCCACCCGGCCGCTGATCAAGTACACCGCACTCAAGCTCGGCGCGGAGAAAGGCAACAGCCTGCACCTGAACCGACTGTTCAAAGGCACCCCTGCCAAACTCGCCGCGAAACTGGCGGGCCTGCCCAAACCGACGAATTGCCTATGA
- a CDS encoding glycosyl transferase family protein — protein sequence MTDYPALTLETPAEHPFAQFVRILGKGKRGARDLTREEAREAMGMVLDEAVEETQLGAFLMLLRHKEESAEEMAGFTEALRERLQAPALDVDLDWPTYAGKKRHLPWYLLAAKCLAQNGVRIFMHGGGAHTAGRLYSEQLLGELNIPLCRNWQQVGAALDNGGLAFMPLVDWAPQLQRMIDLRNTLGLRSPIHSLARILNPLGARCGLQSIFHPGYQAVHRDASGLLGDTAIVIKGDGGEIEINPDADSHLYGTTGGESWDEEWPQLSAQRHVKPSSLDIEHLKAVWRGDVVDSYPQMALISTMALALRGLGQSREQAFETAEQYWAARDKSI from the coding sequence ATGACCGACTATCCAGCGCTGACCCTCGAAACGCCCGCCGAGCACCCGTTCGCCCAATTCGTGCGCATCCTCGGCAAGGGCAAGCGCGGCGCCCGTGACCTGACCCGCGAGGAAGCCCGGGAAGCCATGGGCATGGTGCTCGATGAAGCGGTCGAAGAAACCCAGCTCGGCGCGTTCCTGATGTTGCTGCGGCACAAGGAAGAGAGCGCCGAGGAAATGGCCGGTTTCACCGAAGCCCTGCGCGAACGCTTGCAGGCGCCGGCGCTTGACGTCGATCTGGACTGGCCGACTTATGCCGGCAAAAAACGTCACCTGCCGTGGTATCTGCTGGCCGCCAAGTGCCTGGCGCAGAACGGCGTGCGCATCTTCATGCACGGTGGTGGCGCCCACACCGCCGGGCGCTTGTACTCGGAACAATTGCTCGGTGAGCTGAACATCCCGCTGTGCCGCAACTGGCAGCAGGTCGGCGCAGCGCTGGATAACGGTGGCCTGGCGTTCATGCCGCTGGTGGACTGGGCGCCGCAGCTGCAACGGATGATCGACCTGCGCAACACCCTCGGCCTGCGTTCACCGATCCACTCGCTGGCGCGGATCCTCAATCCGCTGGGCGCACGTTGCGGCCTGCAGAGTATTTTCCACCCCGGCTATCAAGCGGTGCACCGCGATGCCAGCGGCCTGCTCGGCGACACGGCGATCGTGATCAAAGGCGACGGCGGCGAAATCGAGATCAACCCGGATGCCGACAGTCATCTGTACGGCACCACCGGCGGCGAGAGCTGGGACGAGGAATGGCCGCAGTTGTCAGCGCAGCGTCACGTCAAACCTTCTTCGCTGGATATCGAGCATTTGAAGGCCGTCTGGCGTGGCGATGTGGTCGACAGCTATCCGCAGATGGCACTGATTTCGACCATGGCATTGGCGCTGCGCGGCCTCGGCCAGAGCCGTGAACAGGCTTTCGAAACCGCCGAGCAATACTGGGCCGCACGGGATAAATCGATTTAA